In Caldicellulosiruptor morganii, the following proteins share a genomic window:
- the smc gene encoding chromosome segregation protein SMC: MYIKWLEIYGFKSFCEKTRIEFEKGITAIVGPNGCGKSNITDAIRWALGEQSLKVLRAGKIEDLIFAGTEKRRSQGFAEVSVCFDNSDGLLPIDFEEVVITRRLFRSGESEFFINKTACRLKDIYELFLDSGLGRDGYSVISQGRVDEIINARPFERYKIFEEACGITKYKYRKEEAERKLKNTHENILRLQDVIFELKSQLEEISPEVEKAKEYINLNKKLLDLKREKYLYNYKLANENYTSVKKELEKLQTELKKLENDKHEVEGKLNEYKSRLDLLSERLESAKGIFGSLKSELAEDVSKLKFLKKQLESKYQIVESILGELAEIDEESKSTEEILLDLKERLSQKDTVYSGVTKKQEEILRELEDVENSIFKIENEIQSKEAELIEKISQIEKNTQKLNGILHLEGALLERKNRIDDEEKEIIAEQNTLDKSDAEKKAQKAKVEAEKEKLSRELDRIKASIEKKEKELLDLKDRQSIILREIINKQEKLNVLKAMEENLEGYSKTIKEVFRRVKNLPVNLYGTVGSLINVKRQYVRAVEAALGSAIQHLVVKNEDDAKTIIKIAKDEKLGKVTIVPVETVAILSSKEEIKAEGFLGFADEFIETKEEFRKVIELLSGRTLVFDTIDSAIEYQRLALYRARCVTLSGELINPGGIFVGGERKTDFSLLERKAEINELESEVLNLAHELDRFEKEISEKSQAQQILIQEKEKKESIIKEIISKIDSINKDIDMCEYKKQQLNQKKISLENERRVINDQIESLHTDVEHTRINLQKLEDSKSELEKVISELKSNIKLLKEKHNMLDGEYRKVLEEKNQIEAEISILRHKIETAQQTLKNLSDQKAKKDQQKIKCEEEIKDLQRQIDEVSSEIEEKKQLIDRQKDEIERLEKEFLEVSDIHTQNAQVLSKISEDIQTGQQSLSNLLIEKNNLENQIETVSEKYFNLFSEKIYLPDEKIVWSEEKEEEIESLSLAIGQLGDVNLYSIEQEKRLNERVEFLQRQIEDLEKTSRELKNLIDDLDRNMKNIFLENFEKIKIIFSQTFKELFNGGSCDLKLIQSSEEYGIDIDVKPPGKKLQNISLLSGGEKALTAIALLFAFLIFKGSLLCILDEIDSSLDEANVQRFAQFIKNLNNQSQIIIVTHRKPTMEIADILYGVTMEEQGVSKVLSLKLENV, encoded by the coding sequence ATGTACATAAAATGGCTTGAAATATATGGTTTTAAATCTTTTTGTGAAAAGACAAGGATAGAGTTTGAAAAAGGAATTACTGCAATAGTTGGACCAAACGGCTGTGGCAAGAGCAATATCACAGATGCAATTAGATGGGCTTTGGGCGAGCAGAGCCTTAAAGTTTTGCGCGCCGGAAAGATTGAAGATTTGATTTTTGCCGGCACAGAAAAAAGAAGATCGCAGGGGTTTGCAGAAGTTTCTGTGTGCTTTGATAACTCGGATGGTTTGCTGCCTATTGATTTTGAAGAGGTTGTAATTACAAGAAGACTTTTCAGAAGCGGTGAAAGTGAGTTTTTTATAAACAAAACTGCATGCAGGTTAAAGGACATCTATGAGCTTTTTCTTGATTCAGGTCTTGGCAGGGATGGATATTCAGTTATCTCGCAGGGCAGGGTTGATGAGATAATAAATGCAAGACCATTTGAAAGATATAAGATATTTGAAGAGGCATGTGGCATTACAAAGTACAAATACAGAAAAGAAGAAGCAGAAAGAAAGCTGAAAAACACGCATGAGAACATACTTAGGCTTCAGGATGTTATTTTTGAGCTGAAATCTCAGCTTGAAGAGATATCCCCGGAGGTTGAAAAAGCAAAAGAATATATAAACCTGAACAAAAAACTATTGGATTTAAAAAGAGAAAAATATCTTTACAACTATAAGCTGGCAAATGAAAACTATACTTCTGTAAAAAAAGAGCTTGAAAAGCTGCAAACAGAACTAAAAAAACTCGAAAATGATAAACATGAAGTTGAAGGGAAATTAAACGAGTATAAATCCCGGCTTGACTTGTTGTCCGAGCGGCTTGAAAGTGCTAAGGGGATTTTTGGCAGTCTTAAAAGTGAACTTGCCGAAGATGTCTCAAAGCTGAAATTTTTAAAAAAACAGCTTGAAAGTAAGTATCAGATTGTTGAAAGTATCCTGGGTGAGCTTGCAGAGATTGATGAAGAAAGCAAGAGCACAGAAGAGATTTTGCTGGATTTAAAAGAAAGACTTTCGCAAAAGGATACAGTTTACAGTGGGGTTACAAAAAAGCAGGAAGAGATTTTACGGGAATTGGAAGATGTAGAGAATAGCATTTTTAAAATTGAGAATGAGATTCAAAGCAAAGAAGCAGAGCTAATTGAGAAAATATCTCAAATTGAAAAAAACACCCAGAAGCTAAATGGTATTTTACATCTCGAAGGTGCATTGCTTGAAAGAAAAAATAGAATAGATGACGAAGAGAAGGAAATAATAGCAGAGCAAAATACTTTGGATAAATCAGATGCAGAAAAAAAAGCTCAGAAAGCCAAAGTAGAAGCTGAAAAAGAAAAGCTCTCAAGAGAGCTCGATAGGATTAAAGCAAGTATAGAGAAAAAAGAAAAAGAGCTTTTGGATCTAAAAGACAGGCAGAGTATTATTTTGCGGGAGATTATCAACAAACAGGAAAAACTGAATGTCTTAAAAGCAATGGAGGAGAATTTGGAAGGGTACAGTAAAACCATAAAAGAGGTATTCAGAAGGGTAAAAAACCTGCCTGTTAACCTGTATGGAACTGTTGGAAGCCTGATAAATGTGAAAAGGCAATATGTAAGGGCAGTTGAAGCAGCCCTCGGCAGTGCAATTCAGCATCTTGTTGTTAAGAATGAAGATGATGCAAAAACCATAATTAAGATTGCAAAGGACGAAAAGCTTGGCAAAGTTACAATTGTTCCGGTCGAGACGGTAGCAATTTTGTCTTCAAAAGAAGAGATAAAAGCAGAAGGTTTTCTTGGATTTGCAGATGAGTTTATAGAGACAAAAGAGGAGTTTAGAAAGGTTATAGAACTGTTGTCAGGACGAACTCTTGTCTTTGATACTATTGACAGTGCTATTGAGTATCAAAGATTGGCTTTGTACAGAGCAAGATGTGTAACTCTTTCTGGTGAGCTTATAAACCCCGGTGGGATTTTTGTCGGCGGTGAGAGAAAGACAGATTTTTCTTTGCTTGAAAGAAAAGCTGAGATAAATGAGCTGGAATCGGAGGTTTTAAATTTAGCTCATGAGCTTGACAGGTTTGAAAAAGAGATTTCGGAAAAAAGTCAGGCTCAGCAAATATTAATTCAAGAAAAAGAAAAGAAGGAAAGTATAATAAAAGAGATAATTTCCAAAATTGACAGTATTAACAAAGACATTGACATGTGTGAATACAAAAAGCAGCAGCTCAATCAAAAGAAGATTTCCCTTGAAAATGAAAGAAGGGTTATAAATGATCAAATAGAAAGCTTACACACTGATGTAGAGCATACCAGAATAAATTTGCAGAAATTAGAAGATTCAAAATCAGAATTGGAGAAGGTTATATCAGAATTAAAATCAAATATAAAATTGCTGAAAGAGAAGCACAATATGCTTGATGGTGAGTACAGAAAGGTTTTAGAGGAAAAAAATCAGATAGAAGCCGAAATTTCTATCTTAAGACACAAAATTGAAACTGCTCAGCAGACCTTAAAAAATTTGAGTGATCAAAAAGCAAAAAAAGATCAGCAAAAGATAAAATGTGAAGAGGAGATAAAGGACTTACAAAGGCAAATTGATGAGGTTTCTTCTGAAATAGAAGAAAAAAAACAGCTAATAGATAGGCAAAAAGATGAGATTGAAAGATTGGAAAAAGAGTTTTTGGAAGTATCTGATATTCATACACAGAATGCTCAAGTGCTCAGCAAAATTTCAGAAGATATTCAAACAGGGCAGCAAAGTCTAAGTAACCTTTTGATTGAGAAAAATAATCTGGAAAATCAAATTGAGACTGTGTCCGAAAAGTATTTTAATCTTTTCAGTGAAAAGATATACTTACCGGATGAAAAAATTGTATGGTCAGAGGAAAAAGAAGAGGAGATTGAGAGTCTTTCTTTGGCAATTGGTCAGCTTGGAGATGTCAATCTCTATTCAATAGAGCAGGAAAAGAGACTGAATGAGAGAGTAGAGTTTTTGCAAAGGCAGATTGAAGATCTGGAAAAGACCAGCAGGGAGCTTAAAAATCTCATTGATGATCTTGACAGAAATATGAAAAACATATTTTTAGAAAATTTTGAAAAAATAAAGATTATATTTTCACAGACTTTCAAAGAACTGTTCAATGGTGGTAGCTGTGATTTAAAGCTTATTCAAAGCAGCGAAGAGTATGGGATAGATATTGATGTAAAACCGCCCGGCAAGAAACTTCAGAATATCAGCCTTCTTTCGGGTGGTGAAAAAGCTTTAACTGCAATAGCGCTCCTGTTTGCATTTTTAATCTTTAAAGGTTCTCTTTTATGCATTTTGGATGAGATTGACTCAAGTTTGGATGAAGCAAATGTTCAGAGATTTGCACAGTTTATTAAGAATCTGAATAATCAAAGCCAGATTATAATTGTTACTCACAGGAAACCCACCATGGAGATTGCGGATATTCTCTATGGTGTTACAATGGAAGAGCAGGGTGTGTCAAAGGTGCTTTCACTGAAATTAGAAAATGTTTAG
- a CDS encoding stage V sporulation protein S — protein MEVLKVAATSKPQKVAGALTAVIKEKRCAELQAVGAGAVNQAVKAIAIARGKVAPNGIDLIVIPAFSEIDIDGEERTAIKFIVQAR, from the coding sequence ATGGAAGTTCTAAAAGTTGCTGCTACATCAAAACCACAGAAGGTGGCAGGTGCCCTGACAGCTGTGATAAAAGAAAAGAGATGTGCCGAGCTTCAGGCGGTTGGGGCAGGTGCTGTAAATCAGGCTGTTAAGGCTATTGCAATTGCAAGGGGTAAAGTTGCACCAAATGGTATTGATTTGATTGTAATCCCTGCATTTTCGGAGATTGACATCGATGGGGAAGAGAGAACTGCAATCAAGTTCATAGTACAGGCAAGGTGA
- the pstA gene encoding phosphate ABC transporter permease PstA has protein sequence MIKKNRIVESFVFAIIGTFTLITVAILFAILFHIIVNGIQGIKWSFITQFPEDMGKSGGIFPVIVGTIYITILAVAIAAPVGVLAAIYLTEYAKKGKILFLIRFGTETLAGIPSIIYGLFGFAFFVIALGFRWSILSGALTLSIMILPTIIRTSEEAIKTVPMSFREGSLALGATKWQTVAKVVVPPAMPGILTGVILGVGRAIGETAAVLLTAGSSLNLPTSIFSPARTMAIHLYILSSEGISKVNSYATATLLIVLVLIINTCANAIIRRYSKILGH, from the coding sequence ATGATAAAGAAAAATAGGATAGTAGAAAGTTTTGTCTTTGCTATTATAGGAACATTTACATTAATAACAGTAGCCATTCTTTTTGCGATATTGTTTCACATTATAGTAAACGGAATACAGGGTATTAAATGGTCGTTTATTACCCAGTTCCCCGAGGATATGGGAAAAAGTGGAGGAATTTTCCCTGTTATAGTAGGTACAATTTACATTACAATCCTTGCAGTAGCTATTGCTGCACCGGTTGGTGTGCTGGCAGCAATTTATCTTACAGAGTATGCTAAAAAAGGAAAAATTCTTTTTCTCATTCGATTTGGCACAGAAACCCTGGCTGGCATTCCGTCAATTATCTATGGACTTTTCGGTTTTGCTTTTTTTGTCATTGCCCTTGGGTTCAGGTGGTCAATCTTATCCGGCGCACTGACTTTATCCATAATGATTTTGCCCACCATTATAAGAACATCTGAGGAAGCGATAAAGACAGTCCCTATGTCCTTCAGAGAAGGCAGCCTTGCCCTTGGTGCCACAAAATGGCAGACAGTTGCAAAAGTGGTTGTACCACCTGCAATGCCAGGTATTTTGACAGGTGTAATTCTGGGTGTTGGAAGGGCGATCGGTGAGACAGCTGCAGTGCTTTTGACTGCAGGAAGTTCTTTGAATCTCCCGACCAGCATATTTAGTCCTGCAAGGACAATGGCCATACACCTGTATATTCTCTCTTCCGAGGGTATTTCAAAAGTTAACTCCTATGCTACAGCAACCCTTTTAATTGTTCTTGTACTTATTATAAACACCTGTGCCAATGCGATAATTAGAAGATACAGCAAAATTTTGGGGCACTGA
- the pstC gene encoding phosphate ABC transporter permease subunit PstC — MPKKSRAIELILFLAAAVSVISVLLITVFIFKEGFSIIKEYGFFNFILGTKWAPLSGRFGILPMIIGSIYVTLGAIVIGVPIGIATAIFLGELVSEKITRLIRPFVELLAGIPSVVYGFYGLVVIVPLIRKMFGGSGFSVLASSIILGIMILPTIINISEVSIRSVPKEYKEGSLALGANHWQTIKGVILPAAKSGIIASIILGMGRAIGETMAVIMVAGNSPKIPGSIFDQVRTLTGNIAIEMGYASGKHAQALFATGIVLFVIIMILNTLANAIAKKVGEGR, encoded by the coding sequence ATGCCGAAGAAAAGCAGAGCAATTGAGTTAATTTTGTTTTTAGCCGCTGCCGTTTCTGTTATCTCTGTACTTTTGATAACAGTGTTTATATTCAAAGAGGGGTTTTCGATAATCAAAGAATATGGATTTTTTAATTTTATCCTTGGTACAAAATGGGCACCGCTCAGTGGCAGGTTTGGTATACTCCCAATGATAATTGGATCTATATATGTAACTCTGGGTGCAATTGTAATAGGTGTTCCGATTGGTATTGCAACCGCCATATTTTTGGGTGAGCTTGTAAGTGAAAAGATTACAAGGCTAATCCGACCGTTTGTTGAGCTTCTTGCAGGCATTCCCTCTGTTGTGTATGGATTTTACGGGCTTGTTGTAATTGTGCCGCTTATAAGAAAAATGTTTGGTGGGTCAGGCTTTTCGGTTCTGGCTTCATCAATTATCCTGGGTATTATGATTCTTCCAACTATCATTAACATATCCGAAGTTTCGATAAGGTCTGTCCCAAAGGAGTATAAGGAAGGGTCTCTGGCGCTTGGTGCAAACCACTGGCAGACAATAAAAGGAGTTATTTTGCCCGCTGCAAAGTCGGGTATAATAGCATCGATTATATTGGGTATGGGAAGGGCAATTGGCGAGACAATGGCAGTGATTATGGTTGCAGGTAACAGTCCTAAGATTCCAGGGAGCATATTTGATCAGGTGAGAACACTTACAGGCAATATTGCAATTGAGATGGGTTATGCATCCGGCAAACATGCTCAGGCACTGTTTGCAACCGGTATAGTGCTTTTTGTAATTATCATGATTTTAAATACGCTTGCCAATGCAATTGCTAAAAAAGTTGGTGAAGGAAGATGA
- a CDS encoding phosphate ABC transporter substrate-binding protein: MTRKIGILLLVMIMLSVILFGCKSNVQSPFSKKSIVVAGSTSVQPLADDLAKAYMQKHPDVKIEVQGGGSAVGIKSAREGIADIGTSSRDLKPEEKGLNEFKIAIDGIAVVVNPQNPIKNLTLQQIRDIYSGKIKNWKDVGGKNAQIVVVTREEGSGTRGAFEELVMEGQSITDSAVVQSSNGAVKQSVSQDPNAIGYISLGIVDSTVKAVSIEGVDATEENVKNGKYKIQRPFLFLTKDKPAGLVKDFIDFALSGEGQAIVEKHHYIKVK; the protein is encoded by the coding sequence ATGACCAGAAAGATTGGCATTCTGCTTTTAGTAATGATCATGTTGAGTGTAATATTGTTTGGCTGCAAAAGCAATGTGCAATCTCCCTTTTCTAAAAAGTCTATTGTTGTTGCCGGTTCTACTTCTGTTCAGCCTCTGGCAGACGATCTGGCAAAGGCATATATGCAAAAACACCCTGATGTGAAGATTGAGGTTCAGGGTGGTGGGTCTGCGGTCGGCATAAAATCTGCAAGAGAAGGTATTGCGGACATTGGAACATCTTCGAGAGATCTGAAACCTGAGGAGAAAGGACTGAACGAGTTTAAAATTGCAATTGACGGAATAGCGGTTGTTGTAAATCCTCAAAATCCGATCAAAAACCTTACCCTGCAGCAGATAAGAGATATCTATTCAGGCAAAATTAAAAACTGGAAGGATGTTGGCGGAAAAAACGCTCAAATTGTTGTTGTAACACGTGAAGAAGGGTCGGGTACACGGGGCGCATTTGAGGAGCTTGTCATGGAAGGGCAAAGCATAACAGATTCTGCAGTTGTGCAGTCATCAAATGGTGCTGTAAAGCAATCAGTTTCTCAGGACCCAAATGCAATTGGCTATATATCTCTTGGGATAGTTGACTCAACTGTTAAGGCTGTGAGCATTGAAGGTGTTGACGCTACCGAGGAGAATGTTAAAAACGGAAAGTATAAAATACAAAGACCGTTTTTATTCCTTACAAAAGACAAGCCAGCAGGACTTGTAAAAGACTTTATTGACTTTGCACTCAGCGGTGAAGGGCAGGCTATTGTAGAAAAGCACCACTATATAAAAGTGAAGTAA
- a CDS encoding elongator complex protein 3 produces MKYRILPIFIPQYGCPFKCIFCNQKIISGEKEEVTLERIKRQIEEGLKKNEGEDVELAFYGGNFTAIGFNMQKRLLELARRFERVKSIRISTRPDFINEEILRFLKDYRVKTIELGIQSMFDDVLKASKRGHTAEDSAKASKLIKWFGFTLGVQLMVGLPNSTEEKDIKSAEIVCSFEPDIARIYPTLVIEDTYLAEMYRRGEYQPLSLEDAILISSYMKEIFMANGVKVIRTGLQPTEEINYNARVIAGPFHPSLGELVDSEIIFRRITALFMSRSLKKLSIFVHPKNFSKLIGNKKRNIERLRKEYGFQDIEIFTDHEDENTIRILTGDREMVVDIRGL; encoded by the coding sequence TTGAAGTACAGAATTCTTCCTATTTTTATTCCTCAGTACGGCTGCCCTTTTAAGTGTATCTTTTGCAACCAGAAGATAATTTCAGGTGAGAAAGAAGAAGTGACCCTTGAAAGGATAAAACGCCAGATAGAAGAAGGGCTTAAGAAAAATGAAGGTGAAGATGTAGAACTTGCATTTTATGGAGGAAACTTTACAGCAATTGGTTTTAATATGCAAAAAAGACTTCTTGAACTTGCCAGAAGATTTGAAAGGGTAAAAAGTATCAGAATTTCCACAAGACCGGATTTTATAAATGAAGAAATTCTAAGGTTTTTGAAAGATTACAGAGTAAAGACTATAGAGCTTGGCATTCAGAGTATGTTTGATGATGTTCTTAAAGCTTCAAAAAGAGGACACACTGCTGAGGATTCAGCAAAAGCATCAAAGCTTATAAAGTGGTTTGGTTTTACACTGGGTGTTCAGCTTATGGTTGGGCTTCCGAACTCAACAGAAGAAAAGGATATAAAGAGTGCCGAGATTGTGTGCAGCTTTGAACCTGATATTGCAAGAATCTACCCTACACTTGTTATAGAGGACACATACCTTGCAGAGATGTACAGAAGAGGCGAGTATCAGCCTTTATCTTTGGAAGATGCTATTTTAATTAGCAGTTATATGAAAGAAATCTTTATGGCAAATGGTGTGAAAGTGATAAGAACCGGTCTTCAGCCCACAGAAGAGATAAATTATAACGCCAGGGTAATTGCAGGACCATTTCACCCCTCTTTGGGTGAGCTTGTCGACTCTGAAATAATATTTAGAAGGATAACAGCTTTATTTATGAGCAGAAGCTTAAAAAAGCTCAGTATTTTTGTACATCCAAAAAACTTCTCAAAGCTCATTGGCAATAAGAAGAGAAATATTGAACGCCTGAGAAAAGAGTATGGTTTTCAGGACATAGAAATTTTTACTGACCATGAGGACGAAAATACAATAAGGATTTTGACCGGTGATAGGGAGATGGTTGTTGATATAAGAGGGCTATAA
- the rnc gene encoding ribonuclease III has protein sequence MTEIEKKMGYKFKNQEILKLTLTHKSATHSSENSYERLEFLGDAVLELVVSKYLFEHFPHLSEGELTNLRAAIVCSETLSKVAEKLNLKKYIIFGRHEKEEGFENNRSIWSDVLEAIFGGIFLESGFETIEKIVIKLLEPFIKKAAEGKLFYDYKTKLQEIIQKGKNEKIRYIDYENHESNLLKFKSELYIGQDKISEGFGSSKKEAQQDAAFKALKKMGVIED, from the coding sequence ATGACAGAGATAGAGAAAAAGATGGGCTATAAATTTAAAAATCAGGAAATTTTAAAGCTTACACTGACTCATAAATCAGCAACTCATAGCAGTGAAAATTCTTACGAAAGGCTTGAATTTTTAGGAGATGCTGTGTTAGAGCTTGTGGTGAGCAAATATCTTTTTGAGCATTTTCCGCATCTTTCCGAAGGCGAGCTTACAAATCTGCGTGCGGCAATTGTATGCAGCGAGACGCTTTCAAAGGTTGCCGAAAAACTAAATCTTAAAAAGTATATTATCTTTGGAAGGCATGAGAAAGAGGAAGGCTTTGAAAACAACAGATCAATTTGGTCAGATGTGCTTGAAGCTATATTTGGCGGTATTTTTTTGGAATCAGGCTTTGAGACAATTGAGAAGATAGTTATAAAACTTTTGGAGCCGTTTATAAAAAAAGCTGCTGAGGGGAAACTCTTTTATGATTACAAAACAAAGCTTCAGGAGATAATCCAGAAGGGGAAAAATGAGAAAATTAGATATATAGATTATGAAAACCACGAAAGTAACCTGCTGAAATTCAAATCAGAACTCTACATTGGTCAGGACAAAATATCAGAAGGGTTTGGCAGCAGTAAAAAGGAGGCGCAGCAGGATGCAGCATTCAAGGCACTGAAAAAAATGGGAGTGATAGAGGATTGA
- the fabF gene encoding beta-ketoacyl-ACP synthase II — translation MKRRVVITGLGVISSLGFDIDTFWGAIKSGKNGIKVVEKFDISNYPTKVAAEIVDFDPTNYIDKKEARRMDRFTHFALAAAKLAIEDSNLDLQNVDKTKVGVVIGSGIGGIETLEEQANILREKGPSRVSPFFVPMMIANIAAGHIAITYGFKGVNETIVTACASSAHAIGEAFKMIQREDADVIITGGAEAAITPLSFAGFCAMKAMSTNPDPQTACRPFDKDRDGFVMGEGSAILILEELEHAKKRGAKIYAEVAGYGASDDAYHITAPDPEGEGPMLAMQKAIKDAGIEPQEIDYINAHGTSTPLNDKFETLAIKKVFGDHAYRLSISSTKSMTGHWLGAAGAVETLITALAVYDRFVPPTINYATKDEECDLDYTVNQGKEKNIKYAMTNSFGFGGHNAVIVLKRYEE, via the coding sequence TTGAAAAGAAGAGTTGTAATAACCGGGCTTGGTGTTATATCCTCACTTGGGTTTGATATAGATACATTCTGGGGCGCAATAAAGTCTGGAAAAAATGGTATCAAGGTTGTAGAAAAATTTGACATTTCAAACTATCCAACAAAGGTTGCAGCAGAGATTGTTGACTTTGACCCGACAAATTACATAGACAAAAAAGAAGCAAGAAGAATGGACAGATTTACTCACTTTGCACTGGCAGCGGCAAAGCTTGCCATAGAGGATAGCAACTTGGACCTGCAGAATGTCGATAAGACAAAGGTTGGTGTTGTCATTGGAAGTGGTATTGGCGGGATTGAAACACTGGAAGAACAGGCAAACATTCTGAGGGAAAAAGGTCCATCAAGGGTAAGCCCGTTTTTTGTTCCGATGATGATAGCAAACATTGCAGCAGGACATATTGCCATAACATATGGTTTTAAAGGAGTTAACGAGACAATAGTAACAGCATGTGCGTCATCTGCCCATGCCATTGGTGAGGCTTTTAAGATGATTCAACGAGAAGATGCTGATGTTATAATTACAGGCGGGGCAGAGGCAGCAATCACTCCGCTTTCGTTTGCAGGATTCTGTGCTATGAAAGCAATGTCGACAAACCCTGATCCGCAAACAGCATGCAGACCTTTTGACAAAGACAGAGATGGATTTGTAATGGGCGAAGGTTCAGCAATACTGATTTTGGAAGAGCTTGAGCATGCAAAAAAGCGCGGTGCGAAGATATATGCCGAGGTTGCTGGCTATGGAGCATCAGATGATGCATATCATATAACAGCACCTGACCCGGAGGGCGAAGGCCCCATGCTTGCTATGCAAAAAGCCATAAAGGACGCAGGAATTGAACCTCAGGAGATTGATTATATAAACGCACATGGAACATCCACACCTTTAAATGACAAGTTTGAAACACTTGCTATAAAAAAGGTTTTTGGAGATCATGCATACAGGCTTTCAATTAGCTCCACAAAATCAATGACAGGGCACTGGCTTGGTGCAGCAGGAGCTGTTGAGACTTTGATTACGGCTCTGGCTGTGTATGACAGGTTTGTTCCACCGACCATAAACTATGCTACAAAAGATGAGGAATGTGATCTGGACTATACAGTAAATCAGGGGAAAGAGAAAAATATAAAGTATGCAATGACAAATTCATTTGGTTTTGGTGGACACAATGCAGTGATTGTTTTGAAAAGATATGAAGAATAA
- the acpP gene encoding acyl carrier protein — protein sequence MSGEIFEKVKKIIADKLDIEEDKITPESSFLDDLGADSLDIVELIMELEEEFNIEIPDEDAEKIRTVADAVKYIEEHQ from the coding sequence GTGAGTGGCGAAATTTTTGAAAAGGTAAAAAAGATTATAGCAGACAAGCTTGACATTGAAGAGGACAAAATTACACCTGAGTCATCATTTTTGGATGACCTCGGAGCAGACTCACTTGACATTGTTGAACTTATTATGGAACTTGAAGAGGAGTTCAACATTGAAATTCCAGATGAAGACGCAGAGAAAATCAGAACAGTTGCTGATGCAGTAAAATACATTGAAGAGCATCAATAA
- the fabG gene encoding 3-oxoacyl-[acyl-carrier-protein] reductase produces MQLLKGKVALITGASRGIGRAIALKFAQNGADVVINYSSSESQAQSLKEEIEKLGVKALAIKCDVSSSEEVNAMFSQIESEFGKLDILVNNAGITKDGLILRMDEEQFDRVIAINLKGAFLCAKAAAKLMVKQREGNIINISSVVGITGNAGQANYAASKAGIIGLTKSLAKELASRNIRVNAIAPGFIKTDMTDVLSEKVKEAMLSSIPLGRFGEADEVAGVALFLASSLSSYVTGQVIVVDGGMIM; encoded by the coding sequence ATGCAGCTTTTAAAAGGTAAAGTAGCCCTGATAACAGGTGCATCAAGAGGAATTGGAAGGGCGATAGCTTTAAAGTTTGCGCAGAATGGGGCAGATGTGGTTATAAACTATTCCTCGAGTGAGTCTCAGGCACAGAGCCTGAAAGAAGAGATAGAAAAGCTGGGAGTAAAAGCACTTGCAATTAAGTGCGATGTTTCCAGTTCAGAAGAAGTAAATGCTATGTTTTCACAAATAGAAAGTGAATTTGGAAAGCTTGACATACTCGTAAACAATGCCGGGATTACTAAGGATGGCTTGATTCTTAGAATGGATGAAGAGCAGTTTGACCGGGTGATTGCCATTAACTTGAAAGGTGCTTTTCTATGTGCAAAAGCAGCAGCAAAGCTTATGGTAAAGCAAAGAGAGGGTAACATCATAAATATCTCGTCGGTTGTAGGGATTACAGGAAATGCAGGACAGGCAAATTATGCTGCTTCAAAAGCTGGCATTATAGGGCTTACAAAATCGCTTGCAAAAGAGCTTGCCTCTCGCAATATTAGAGTAAATGCAATTGCGCCTGGTTTTATAAAAACTGACATGACAGATGTTTTAAGTGAAAAGGTGAAAGAGGCAATGCTTTCTTCCATCCCACTTGGTCGATTTGGCGAAGCTGATGAAGTTGCCGGTGTTGCACTGTTTCTGGCATCAAGTTTATCATCGTATGTAACCGGGCAGGTTATTGTTGTTGACGGTGGGATGATTATGTAA